Proteins from a genomic interval of Clostridium sp. 'deep sea':
- a CDS encoding helix-turn-helix domain-containing protein, which translates to MIVLNIQQAINYIEEHIYEELKPSDIAKQVYMSSYYFQKLFSLLCSCTLGEYIRNRRLTLAKDEILYSDKKIIDIAVRYGYNTAEGFTRAFYRFYGVTPLAARKRKCKLESFAKISVQSLLEGELGKMKDLSKRGYSVQDNGAIYYTKDMDKTSKWFEDVLGWYAGIDARNEEGIATYGCVLPFPGELVHMQVADFNGFHMSYGEPAKRAVLFTNVIGIDKLYSYVKENGWQGITKVKEQPWGGKTCEVTTIDGSIITFCEQM; encoded by the coding sequence ATGATTGTACTAAATATTCAACAAGCTATCAACTACATTGAAGAGCATATTTATGAGGAGCTTAAACCCAGTGATATAGCTAAGCAGGTATATATGTCGAGTTATTATTTTCAAAAACTTTTTTCATTACTATGCAGCTGTACACTAGGTGAATATATACGAAATAGACGTTTAACGCTAGCTAAAGACGAAATTTTGTATAGCGATAAAAAAATCATAGACATTGCTGTTAGATATGGTTATAACACAGCCGAGGGATTTACTCGTGCCTTTTATAGGTTTTACGGTGTTACCCCTTTGGCAGCTCGTAAAAGAAAATGTAAGTTAGAGTCATTTGCAAAAATTTCTGTTCAATCACTTTTAGAAGGAGAGTTAGGTAAAATGAAAGACTTGAGTAAAAGAGGGTATTCTGTACAGGATAATGGAGCTATTTATTATACCAAAGATATGGATAAAACAAGCAAATGGTTTGAAGATGTTTTAGGTTGGTACGCTGGTATTGATGCCAGAAACGAAGAAGGGATTGCAACCTATGGCTGTGTATTGCCGTTTCCTGGAGAACTAGTTCATATGCAAGTAGCAGATTTTAATGGATTTCATATGTCTTATGGAGAGCCCGCTAAAAGAGCTGTGTTATTTACCAATGTAATTGGTATAGATAAACTTTATTCTTATGTAAAAGAAAACGGTTGGCAGGGAATAACTAAAGTTAAAGAGCAACCTTGGGGTGGTAAAACCTGTGAAGTAACTACAATTGACGGCTCAATTATTACCTTTTGTGAACAAATGTAA
- a CDS encoding AraC family transcriptional regulator, with amino-acid sequence MKQLYVQSAIDYIERNIEFHLSVEKISKAIGISQIYLHRLFYTYTGMTLMQYCRKRRLEYARYQLAQNSLVVDVAFKYGFNSCRSFRRAFTNYFRLSPSKAKAIYYQLPNKLNLKQLGGIKMLPYLSKPQVIEMNEIYCLRYVVISKNPEIDVWDFFVNYKQKHNIKTLTEYGFDIPVSEEESKQGLRGYEALLSLAKEDFNNFNGPVVTKKIIPKAKYLSLVITDPFVDPFERIPNGWRKLFNEVKSNYEFNDSQIEACLEEKIEDKQPIDMRLYAPIK; translated from the coding sequence ATGAAACAATTGTACGTACAATCAGCAATAGACTATATTGAAAGAAACATAGAATTTCATTTAAGTGTTGAAAAAATCTCAAAAGCCATAGGGATATCTCAAATATACTTACATAGACTTTTTTATACTTATACTGGCATGACGTTAATGCAGTATTGCAGAAAACGGAGATTAGAGTATGCCCGTTACCAGCTAGCTCAAAATAGTTTAGTTGTAGATGTTGCTTTTAAATATGGGTTTAATTCGTGTAGGTCATTTAGAAGAGCATTTACAAATTATTTTCGCTTATCTCCCTCTAAAGCAAAAGCAATTTATTACCAACTACCTAACAAACTTAATCTAAAACAATTAGGAGGAATAAAAATGCTACCTTATTTATCTAAACCACAAGTAATTGAAATGAACGAAATATATTGTTTAAGGTATGTAGTAATTAGTAAAAACCCCGAAATAGATGTTTGGGATTTTTTTGTAAACTACAAACAAAAACACAATATAAAGACCTTAACAGAGTATGGCTTTGATATTCCTGTGTCAGAAGAAGAAAGTAAACAAGGATTAAGGGGATATGAGGCTTTATTATCTTTAGCTAAAGAAGACTTTAATAACTTTAACGGACCTGTAGTTACCAAAAAAATTATACCAAAAGCAAAATACCTAAGTTTAGTAATAACCGATCCTTTTGTAGACCCCTTTGAAAGAATTCCCAATGGTTGGAGAAAGCTTTTTAATGAAGTAAAAAGCAATTATGAATTTAATGATTCCCAGATAGAGGCTTGTTTGGAGGAAAAAATAGAAGATAAACAACCAATAGATATGCGCCTTTATGCCCCTATAAAATAA
- a CDS encoding MFS transporter: MTNKTTINVTSKNKKEFNNLLLFSLGQFISVFGTSVYTFAIGLYVLKLTGSGLSFATTLGFGLVATIIFNPIAGVMADRFSKKKMVVIMDLLNGLLFIALYFVSLEYGLNLIVIYLSTFLTTVFTTIFSISFETAKPNIVSAKKLMNINSISRIINSLSKIAGPLVGGWVFAYIDIQSFIIINGISFIFSGISEIFIDFKYNYQAKVKEVKAGFIKDIKQGFLYIINRKAIMAICSVLISVNFFISFSVTVPLPYIINNVLKLSSKQFGFIQSALPVGMILGAICVKKVIEKVAYHKLLVFISVLLAVSMVLIAMPLLLLNFKLGIRNYLLYYSIIITVFGIALSLIDIPIIYILQKIIPNEFRGRVLSISISAGKIISPIGLMISGFLLNKLPAYILPLVGGVLLIIINVLILKYSNVENLDVRQKQTPLENIS; the protein is encoded by the coding sequence ATGACAAATAAAACAACAATTAACGTAACCTCAAAAAATAAAAAGGAATTTAATAATTTGCTTTTGTTTTCGCTAGGCCAATTCATATCTGTATTTGGTACATCGGTATACACTTTTGCTATTGGTCTTTATGTTTTAAAGCTTACTGGTTCGGGTCTTAGTTTTGCAACAACTCTGGGTTTTGGCTTAGTGGCTACTATAATCTTTAATCCTATTGCAGGAGTTATGGCAGATAGATTTAGTAAAAAGAAAATGGTTGTCATTATGGATTTATTAAATGGACTTTTATTTATAGCTCTATATTTTGTAAGTTTAGAATACGGGCTAAATTTAATAGTTATTTATTTAAGCACTTTTCTTACTACAGTATTTACCACTATATTTTCCATAAGCTTTGAAACAGCAAAACCAAATATTGTCTCAGCAAAAAAACTAATGAATATTAATTCAATTAGTAGAATAATAAATTCATTATCTAAAATTGCAGGACCACTTGTAGGTGGCTGGGTATTTGCTTATATTGACATTCAAAGTTTTATTATTATAAATGGTATATCGTTTATTTTCTCTGGTATATCGGAGATATTTATTGATTTTAAATATAACTATCAAGCAAAAGTTAAAGAAGTAAAAGCAGGTTTTATTAAGGATATAAAACAAGGCTTTTTATATATAATTAACAGAAAGGCTATTATGGCAATATGTAGTGTACTTATCTCTGTAAACTTTTTTATTAGTTTTTCTGTTACAGTACCTTTACCTTATATTATTAACAATGTTTTAAAGCTTAGCTCAAAACAATTTGGTTTTATTCAAAGTGCATTGCCTGTTGGAATGATTTTAGGAGCAATTTGTGTTAAAAAAGTAATTGAAAAAGTTGCTTACCATAAATTACTAGTTTTTATCAGTGTGTTATTAGCTGTAAGTATGGTTTTAATTGCAATGCCATTATTATTACTTAATTTTAAGCTAGGTATTAGAAATTATTTATTATACTATTCAATAATAATAACTGTTTTTGGTATTGCACTTTCTTTAATTGACATACCCATTATTTATATATTGCAAAAGATTATTCCTAATGAATTTAGAGGCCGAGTTTTAAGTATAAGCATAAGTGCAGGAAAAATAATTTCACCTATAGGGTTAATGATATCTGGATTTTTACTAAATAAATTACCAGCATACATTCTACCCTTAGTAGGTGGGGTTTTACTGATTATTATTAATGTTTTAATTTTAAAGTATAGTAACGTTGAAAACTTAGATGTTAGGCAAAAACAAACTCCCCTAGAAAACATTAGCTAA
- a CDS encoding MerR family transcriptional regulator, whose amino-acid sequence MKIGEFASKNKVSKDTIRYYMDLGLIIPEKQGGQYFFDDRCQNKLDEIFNLKNMAFTLNEIKTIFVFRLLGNLTPYQQNEYYKTLFVNKHEEILNRIENLTAIGGVLKNKIKDLSQYECDKKFTWGINVNMLNIFNCPKCNGQFVIQDGIIKDNEIINGKLKCRCGKEYIIENGILIANNCNNESQFNFDFNYITEYINVTDYNYLDNIYKGIDWVHKKIDFSDLKNKVLLELGSGFGFALRSNYNKLPNDCIYVAVDHDITRHKFLKNMLEMADIKKNVVFICADFLEMPIKHKSIDILLDFSGTSNYSFEHDEFLLALIDKYVKENAYIIGSYILFKNFNNNSLIAERFRNNFILNKVKQEIAELKYKVIDERVSNYVENGGKYEDYFVNGEKIYNYAFYGKR is encoded by the coding sequence ATGAAAATAGGTGAATTTGCAAGTAAAAATAAGGTTAGCAAAGATACCATAAGGTATTATATGGATTTAGGCTTAATTATCCCTGAAAAACAGGGAGGTCAATATTTTTTTGATGACAGGTGTCAGAATAAATTGGATGAGATATTTAATTTAAAAAATATGGCATTCACCTTAAACGAAATAAAAACAATATTTGTGTTTAGGCTACTTGGCAATCTTACTCCCTACCAACAAAATGAATACTATAAAACACTTTTTGTAAATAAACATGAAGAAATATTAAATAGAATAGAGAATCTTACAGCTATAGGCGGTGTCCTGAAAAACAAAATAAAAGATTTATCTCAATATGAATGTGACAAGAAGTTTACATGGGGTATTAATGTTAACATGTTAAATATTTTTAACTGCCCTAAATGTAACGGACAGTTTGTTATACAAGATGGCATAATAAAAGATAATGAAATTATAAATGGAAAATTAAAATGTCGTTGTGGAAAAGAGTATATTATAGAAAATGGTATTTTAATAGCGAATAATTGTAACAATGAATCTCAATTTAATTTTGATTTTAATTACATTACCGAGTATATTAATGTAACGGACTACAATTATTTAGATAATATTTATAAAGGCATAGACTGGGTACATAAAAAAATAGATTTTAGTGATTTAAAAAATAAAGTGCTTTTAGAGTTAGGTTCGGGTTTTGGATTTGCTTTAAGAAGTAATTATAATAAACTTCCTAATGATTGCATTTATGTAGCTGTTGATCACGATATTACGAGGCATAAGTTCCTTAAGAACATGCTTGAAATGGCCGATATTAAAAAGAATGTTGTTTTTATTTGTGCAGATTTTTTAGAAATGCCCATAAAGCATAAGTCTATAGATATTCTTTTAGATTTCTCTGGCACTAGTAATTATAGCTTTGAACATGATGAGTTTTTGTTGGCTTTAATTGATAAGTATGTAAAGGAAAATGCCTACATAATTGGCTCCTATATTCTGTTTAAAAATTTTAATAACAATAGCTTAATAGCTGAAAGATTTAGAAATAACTTTATTTTAAATAAGGTAAAACAAGAAATTGCAGAGCTAAAGTACAAGGTTATAGATGAGAGAGTATCAAATTACGTAGAAAATGGCGGAAAATACGAAGATTATTTTGTAAATGGAGAAAAAATTTATAACTATGCATTTTATGGCAAAAGATAG
- a CDS encoding anti-sigma factor domain-containing protein, which translates to MYYKGIVMKVKKKYAIVLCDNNEYKSIKLKNNIAVAQKIMFTNDDIIDNNKININKKLIAVAAVILIFVTSSILGINNWLNQREFANVVALVTVDINPSIKVSVNSANKVIKVEALNEDGKNLDLSSIIGIDVDEAIETIVSKARIGGFINNEDLEDDFVLITMIPVEKKMKVAEIEDLIHKKIGKSDELQNVNIAMIEATLEQLSEAEEKSIPVGLLVINEAGNIDSEDVSVKDFFANEEQLAVFANTGEIIEQDLEKKIKLVEKYLNVLESKDINVENLKTAFELSKKNFLKLKSFLN; encoded by the coding sequence ATGTATTATAAAGGTATAGTCATGAAAGTAAAAAAGAAATATGCTATTGTTTTATGTGATAATAATGAATACAAGAGCATAAAGCTAAAAAATAATATAGCTGTTGCCCAAAAAATTATGTTCACTAACGACGATATTATAGATAATAATAAAATAAACATTAATAAAAAACTAATAGCTGTTGCGGCTGTTATTTTGATATTTGTAACAAGTAGCATATTGGGTATTAATAATTGGCTGAATCAAAGAGAGTTTGCTAATGTTGTGGCATTAGTTACTGTGGATATTAATCCTAGTATTAAAGTTTCTGTTAATTCAGCTAATAAAGTTATAAAGGTTGAGGCCTTAAATGAAGATGGAAAAAATTTAGATTTATCTAGTATTATAGGCATTGATGTAGATGAAGCTATAGAGACAATTGTTAGTAAAGCCAGAATTGGCGGATTTATAAATAATGAAGATTTAGAAGATGATTTTGTTCTTATTACTATGATACCTGTGGAAAAAAAGATGAAAGTAGCAGAGATTGAAGATTTAATTCATAAAAAGATAGGTAAAAGCGATGAGTTACAAAATGTAAACATTGCTATGATAGAGGCTACTCTGGAGCAATTATCTGAGGCAGAAGAAAAAAGTATACCTGTAGGCTTATTGGTTATTAATGAAGCAGGTAATATAGATTCTGAAGATGTTTCTGTTAAAGATTTTTTTGCAAATGAAGAACAGCTTGCTGTATTTGCCAATACTGGTGAAATTATAGAACAAGATTTAGAAAAGAAAATAAAATTGGTAGAAAAATATTTAAACGTATTAGAGTCAAAAGATATTAATGTTGAAAATTTAAAGACTGCATTTGAGCTCTCAAAAAAGAATTTTTTGAAGCTAAAAAGCTTTTTGAATTAG
- a CDS encoding sigma factor yields the protein MKNELGSIISNLDFAKDKEKINLLIENYQPFILNTISDLKNEYIQIENDEEFSIGLMAFTEAMQRYDYNKGSFLAYAKLVITSRIKTYWKNEQKNKHCSIDEQENNILQSSSYEEVNLQEEILLFEKELKKFRIDFEDLIDTSPKHRDTRKRAVDIAVKTSSKEDLVRHLYEKKRLPITKISRRFLVSAKIIKKSKLFITAIIIVIVNNYSGILSWIKDSKKGLQK from the coding sequence ATGAAAAATGAATTGGGTTCTATTATTTCTAATTTAGATTTTGCAAAAGACAAAGAAAAAATAAATTTATTAATAGAAAATTATCAGCCTTTTATACTAAATACCATATCAGATTTAAAGAATGAATATATTCAAATAGAAAATGACGAAGAGTTTTCTATTGGGCTAATGGCCTTCACTGAAGCAATGCAAAGATATGATTATAATAAAGGCAGCTTTCTGGCTTATGCCAAATTAGTTATTACGAGTAGAATCAAAACTTATTGGAAAAATGAACAGAAAAACAAACATTGCTCTATAGATGAACAAGAAAATAACATTTTACAAAGTAGTTCTTATGAAGAAGTTAACTTACAGGAGGAGATTTTGCTTTTTGAAAAAGAGTTGAAAAAATTCCGTATTGATTTTGAGGATTTAATAGATACATCACCTAAACATAGAGATACAAGAAAAAGAGCAGTTGATATTGCTGTAAAAACAAGTAGTAAAGAAGACTTAGTAAGGCATCTTTATGAAAAAAAACGATTGCCAATTACTAAAATTTCTAGGCGATTTTTAGTAAGCGCTAAAATAATTAAAAAAAGCAAACTGTTTATTACTGCAATCATTATTGTAATAGTTAATAATTATTCGGGAATTCTTTCTTGGATAAAAGATTCAAAAAAAGGCCTGCAAAAGTGA
- a CDS encoding alpha/beta hydrolase, with product MKNLKKSIFSTRTPKIKSKGKIISDSITEIKKVKIGGVEQAILIRGHNKNNPVILFLHGGPGQSEIGYIRQYQEKLEEKFVVVRWDQRGSGASFSKDIPQETFTIEQFYKDTDEITDYLREEFNQSKIYICGHSWGTVLGTLAVKNNPEKYLAYIGVAQMVNIKQNENISYDFALRKAKEANDKKAIKNLESMKVTHTYKNILRYRKYVEKFGGVITTKPKKGIGLLLLMSTEYKLFDKLNYLQRLLYSGKLMHSQIININFMQDIKELQVPTYFIIGKNDFTTAYPLVEKFYKQLKAPKKELIVFKNSAHLPQLEENEKFNNTIIRIMENL from the coding sequence ATGAAAAATTTAAAAAAGTCTATATTTTCTACTAGAACACCCAAAATAAAAAGTAAAGGAAAAATAATTTCAGATAGTATTACAGAAATTAAAAAAGTTAAGATAGGAGGAGTAGAACAAGCGATTCTTATAAGGGGACATAACAAGAATAACCCAGTAATACTATTCTTACATGGAGGTCCAGGGCAGAGTGAAATTGGATATATAAGGCAGTATCAAGAGAAGCTTGAAGAAAAGTTTGTTGTTGTAAGATGGGATCAACGAGGTTCCGGAGCATCTTTTTCAAAAGACATACCACAGGAAACCTTTACTATTGAACAATTTTATAAGGATACAGACGAGATTACAGATTATCTTAGAGAAGAATTTAATCAGTCTAAGATATATATATGTGGACATTCATGGGGAACAGTACTAGGTACACTTGCAGTAAAAAATAACCCAGAGAAGTATTTAGCTTATATTGGTGTTGCACAGATGGTAAATATAAAGCAAAATGAAAATATATCTTATGATTTTGCATTAAGAAAAGCAAAAGAAGCAAATGATAAAAAAGCAATAAAGAATTTAGAGAGCATGAAAGTAACGCATACCTATAAAAATATACTGCGTTATAGAAAGTATGTAGAGAAATTTGGAGGAGTGATCACAACAAAACCCAAAAAAGGGATAGGATTATTATTATTAATGTCAACAGAGTACAAGTTATTTGATAAACTAAATTATCTACAAAGATTATTGTACTCAGGTAAATTAATGCATTCCCAAATAATTAATATTAATTTTATGCAGGATATTAAAGAACTACAAGTTCCAACATATTTTATAATAGGCAAAAATGACTTTACCACTGCTTATCCACTCGTTGAGAAATTCTATAAACAGTTAAAAGCTCCTAAAAAAGAATTAATTGTATTTAAAAACTCAGCACACCTTCCTCAATTAGAAGAAAATGAGAAGTTTAATAATACCATTATACGGATTATGGAAAACTTATAG
- a CDS encoding MerR family transcriptional regulator — MKIGKFAEENNLTIDSIRYYMELDLLLPDKKGSQYYFDEQCSEDVKDIIELKKYGFKLIEIRDILYIKRLAYPITYKKNNYYKENYINKHKEVSKQIAELRNVKNRLSNKIDEISAAKLPHRENMGIDVNALSLLGCPICNRNLVLKECDINGTKILSGILKCKCGKSYLIEDGIIVSNKSEHMENPFGNDIEKFFLDYSKKSNLGFINILTKNLRWLSKRFSKEINEDTIILELGVGYGVFLRNVYENLLDNNIYIAVDHNISVLKSLREMLKTIDPNKIVILICSDVLDIPLKQDTVDFIIDIGGHATNNSFLLKYIDKYAKVNSVIFGSYIISNNLLKNDLIQGIDTNNFILENVKTNFKNIKYDIIEEKTSKEISDIGEYELELDENCKISNYICFLKR; from the coding sequence ATTAAAATTGGAAAGTTTGCAGAAGAGAATAATTTAACAATAGATAGTATTAGATACTACATGGAGTTAGATTTGTTACTTCCTGATAAAAAGGGTAGTCAATATTATTTTGATGAACAATGTAGTGAGGATGTTAAGGATATTATAGAACTAAAGAAATATGGCTTTAAACTAATTGAAATACGTGACATATTATACATAAAACGCTTAGCATATCCAATTACATATAAAAAAAACAATTATTATAAAGAAAATTATATAAATAAGCATAAAGAAGTGTCAAAGCAAATAGCTGAGTTAAGAAATGTTAAAAACAGATTGAGCAATAAAATTGATGAAATTTCAGCAGCTAAATTGCCACATAGGGAAAATATGGGAATAGATGTTAATGCACTTAGTCTTTTGGGATGTCCTATATGTAATAGGAATTTAGTTTTAAAAGAATGCGATATAAATGGTACCAAAATTTTATCAGGAATTCTCAAATGCAAATGTGGTAAATCTTATTTAATAGAAGATGGTATCATAGTTTCAAATAAAAGTGAGCACATGGAAAATCCTTTTGGAAATGATATAGAAAAGTTTTTTTTAGATTATTCTAAAAAAAGTAATTTAGGATTTATAAATATACTTACTAAAAATCTTCGGTGGCTAAGTAAAAGATTTAGCAAAGAAATTAATGAAGATACAATAATATTAGAGCTTGGTGTTGGTTATGGTGTTTTTCTAAGAAATGTTTATGAAAACTTGTTAGATAATAATATATATATTGCTGTTGATCATAATATTAGTGTTTTAAAATCTCTAAGAGAAATGCTCAAAACAATAGATCCTAATAAAATTGTCATTCTTATATGTTCTGATGTTTTAGATATCCCACTAAAACAAGATACCGTTGATTTTATAATAGATATTGGTGGACATGCAACTAACAATAGCTTTTTATTAAAATATATAGACAAGTATGCTAAAGTAAATTCTGTGATATTTGGAAGTTATATTATAAGCAATAACCTTCTAAAAAATGATTTAATACAAGGCATAGATACTAATAATTTTATATTAGAAAATGTTAAAACCAATTTTAAAAATATTAAGTATGATATTATTGAAGAAAAAACTTCAAAGGAAATTTCTGATATTGGAGAATATGAGCTAGAGTTAGATGAAAATTGCAAAATAAGTAATTATATTTGTTTTCTAAAAAGATAG
- a CDS encoding helix-turn-helix transcriptional regulator: MYWLVLTGKFIIDLVKSKLVKGEKMKVKIGERIKRLRIKRGLTQENLSEILDISPQAISRWENNLTYPNLDMIASIATFFNVSVDELLAMDELRSKEQISKIHTYIHRLIEEGNVDEAIDELRNSLKLYPNDYGFMCELALALTFNKDCDISSKIVEEVIYISERILDSCIYDKIRSTTKANLCFVYLKSGNEEKAIELGKTLPHVWESQEFLMPEITSLGVDNKKFKQGIMTTLNVIYSKVNCINDKSNTGRMLVLGPQDYKDINLKDKINVITDYLYQN, translated from the coding sequence ATGTACTGGTTAGTTTTAACTGGTAAGTTTATTATTGATTTAGTAAAATCTAAATTAGTAAAAGGAGAAAAGATGAAAGTGAAAATAGGCGAAAGGATTAAGAGATTAAGAATTAAAAGAGGCTTAACACAGGAAAATCTATCAGAAATTTTAGATATTTCACCTCAGGCAATAAGCAGATGGGAGAATAATCTTACTTACCCAAACCTAGATATGATTGCTTCGATAGCCACTTTCTTTAATGTATCTGTAGATGAACTTTTAGCCATGGATGAACTTAGAAGTAAAGAGCAAATTAGCAAGATACATACATATATTCATAGATTAATTGAAGAAGGCAATGTTGATGAAGCAATTGATGAACTACGTAATTCCTTAAAATTATATCCTAATGATTATGGATTCATGTGTGAATTAGCATTGGCTTTAACTTTTAACAAAGATTGCGATATATCATCAAAGATTGTAGAAGAGGTAATATACATATCTGAACGCATTTTAGATAGCTGTATTTATGATAAAATTAGAAGTACAACAAAAGCTAATCTATGTTTTGTATATTTAAAATCTGGAAATGAAGAAAAAGCGATTGAACTTGGCAAAACACTACCTCATGTTTGGGAATCACAAGAATTTTTGATGCCTGAAATTACTAGTTTAGGAGTAGATAATAAAAAGTTTAAACAAGGAATTATGACAACTCTAAATGTTATATACTCTAAAGTAAATTGTATAAATGATAAGAGTAACACAGGAAGGATGTTGGTATTAGGTCCTCAAGATTATAAAGACATCAATCTAAAAGATAAAATTAATGTAATTACTGATTATTTATATCAAAATTAA
- the rlmH gene encoding 23S rRNA (pseudouridine(1915)-N(3))-methyltransferase RlmH, which yields MIKIYINTVGKIKTKYLTQGINDYVKRISPYAKVTINEVNDEHIPETASKADIENAIELEAKRLEKLIPSDCYLIVCDLDGVQKNSEQFADVFAKQALYGKSKFCFLIGGSYGLAQRLKKQSDLRLCFGKMTFPHQLMRLFLVEQIYRCMKINSGEPYHK from the coding sequence ATGATAAAAATTTATATAAATACGGTAGGTAAAATAAAAACAAAATATCTTACTCAGGGCATAAATGACTATGTTAAAAGAATTAGCCCCTACGCTAAGGTTACCATAAATGAAGTAAATGACGAACATATACCTGAGACTGCAAGCAAAGCAGATATTGAGAATGCTATAGAGTTAGAGGCCAAAAGACTCGAAAAACTAATACCAAGTGACTGTTATTTAATTGTTTGTGATTTAGATGGAGTACAAAAAAACTCCGAGCAGTTTGCTGATGTTTTTGCAAAACAGGCTCTTTATGGTAAAAGTAAGTTTTGCTTTTTAATAGGGGGCTCTTATGGGCTGGCTCAAAGGCTAAAAAAACAAAGTGATTTAAGGCTCTGTTTTGGGAAAATGACTTTTCCGCATCAATTAATGCGTTTATTTTTAGTTGAGCAAATATATAGGTGTATGAAGATTAATAGTGGTGAACCGTACCATAAGTAA
- a CDS encoding DUF1232 domain-containing protein, translated as MFKCITKILHKLRPKAKEIAQSEQKRQTLFAKALQKLPRLKKGGVISDTIDNLKWLIKMLKSYFSGDYKEINFESVIIIMAAIIYFVNPLDFLPDFLPGGLIDDAAILSFVIKTVSSDIQHYKQLYKQTKHMQPNKE; from the coding sequence ATGTTTAAGTGTATAACAAAAATACTACATAAATTGAGACCAAAAGCAAAGGAAATAGCCCAAAGTGAGCAAAAAAGACAAACCTTGTTTGCTAAAGCATTACAAAAGTTGCCTAGGTTAAAAAAGGGTGGAGTAATTAGTGACACCATAGATAATCTTAAATGGCTTATTAAAATGTTAAAATCCTATTTTAGTGGTGACTATAAAGAAATAAATTTTGAATCAGTAATTATTATAATGGCGGCTATTATATACTTTGTTAATCCGCTAGACTTTTTACCAGATTTTTTACCTGGTGGTTTAATAGATGATGCCGCTATTTTATCCTTTGTTATAAAAACAGTAAGTAGTGACATTCAACATTATAAACAATTGTATAAACAAACAAAGCATATGCAACCCAATAAAGAGTAA